A region of Nitrospirota bacterium DNA encodes the following proteins:
- a CDS encoding sensor domain-containing diguanylate cyclase, producing MNKIFYIGSVGINREIEELLLDSGVVLFRFRSIGTVRYRADDSPDLLIIEKAQSREPLFKEFLKKFHETPKIVLSDNPSFSGISAWLKSEFVCPLYSPPAKQLEFALKKVMHEKELITENRMLSQRLAITKKELDFFEEVSKTLTSAVELNEVLGTIMKKAKTLIKAEAWSILLLDEETGDLIFEKTAGKKESRKKIKKERLKPGEGIAGWVAREKIPVVVPDVSKDPRFSGRIDKETDYRTKSIMCVPIMNKGVILGVLEIVNKTTNAPFTKEDLDLVLRIVDHAAIAIERSALYQKMTEMSITDDLTKLFNTRYLNRSLDLEISRATRHHTSLSLIFMDVDHFKLINDSYGHLVGSKLLVEMGQLLLKCLRTVDIVARYGGDEFVMVLPQTAPKHASLIAERIRKTIEHNVFLKRDGYSFKMTASFGVASYPESAKSKEELLKLADDAMYRVKNQTRNGVYAIV from the coding sequence ATGAATAAGATCTTTTATATCGGTTCAGTCGGCATCAACAGGGAGATCGAGGAACTGCTTCTCGACAGTGGAGTTGTCCTGTTCCGTTTTCGTTCGATAGGAACAGTGCGATATCGTGCTGATGACAGTCCGGACCTGTTGATCATTGAGAAGGCGCAGAGCAGGGAACCCTTATTTAAAGAGTTTCTGAAGAAGTTCCATGAGACCCCTAAGATCGTTCTTTCGGACAATCCATCTTTTTCGGGCATCTCTGCCTGGCTGAAATCTGAATTTGTATGCCCCTTGTACTCCCCACCGGCAAAGCAGCTGGAATTTGCGCTTAAGAAGGTAATGCATGAAAAAGAGCTGATAACGGAAAACCGCATGCTCAGTCAGAGACTTGCGATCACCAAAAAAGAGCTTGATTTTTTTGAAGAGGTAAGCAAGACGCTCACTTCAGCAGTTGAGCTTAATGAAGTGCTCGGCACGATCATGAAAAAGGCCAAAACCCTTATCAAGGCAGAGGCCTGGTCCATCCTTCTTCTCGATGAAGAGACCGGCGATCTTATCTTCGAGAAGACAGCGGGGAAAAAAGAGAGCAGAAAGAAGATCAAGAAGGAACGGCTTAAGCCCGGAGAAGGCATAGCCGGCTGGGTCGCCCGCGAAAAGATACCGGTTGTTGTACCCGATGTCTCCAAGGACCCGCGCTTCAGCGGCAGGATCGACAAGGAAACAGACTATAGAACGAAATCCATCATGTGCGTACCTATCATGAACAAGGGCGTCATTCTCGGCGTACTGGAGATCGTGAACAAGACAACCAATGCCCCCTTCACAAAAGAAGACCTTGATCTTGTGCTGCGTATCGTTGACCATGCAGCTATTGCCATAGAACGGTCTGCGCTCTATCAGAAAATGACAGAGATGTCCATAACTGACGACCTCACGAAACTCTTTAATACGCGCTATCTCAACCGCTCTCTTGACCTTGAAATATCGAGGGCAACACGCCACCATACATCTCTTTCTCTGATATTCATGGATGTTGACCACTTCAAACTCATCAATGACAGCTATGGTCATCTGGTCGGAAGCAAACTCCTTGTAGAGATGGGACAACTGCTCTTAAAATGCCTGAGGACCGTGGATATTGTTGCCCGGTATGGAGGAGATGAGTTCGTCATGGTACTTCCCCAGACCGCACCCAAGCATGCAAGTCTGATAGCGGAGAGGATCCGAAAGACGATCGAACATAATGTTTTTCTCAAAAGAGACGGTTATTCATTCAAGATGACCGCAAGTTTTGGCGTAGCGTCTTATCCTGAAAGTGCAAAATCAAAAGAAGAGCTCCTGAAACTCGCTGATGACGCCATGTACAGGGTGAAAAATCAGACAAGAAATGGCGTTTATGCTATAGTATAA
- a CDS encoding sodium:calcium antiporter, translated as MLLWVSFLVCTIAIVYSGTRLSKYGDIIAEKTGLGRAWIGIVLMASVTSLPELVTGIGSVTYAGVPDIAVGDVLGSCVFNMFILAILDTMYRPSPISTRAHQGHVLSAAFGLLLLSIVCVSMFLRERLSPIGWLGSYSFLFVMIYFIAMRLVFTYERRKIAEFLKEIAEKLQYKDISIKTALLNYGINALIVIIAAIFLPKIGEGIAVTTGLGQTFVANIFIAISTSLPEVVVSIAAVRMGAIDLAIGNLFGSNMFNIFILALDDIFFLKGPLLTYTNPNHIISALAAIAMTTIAIIGLTYRAEKKRLFVAWDSIGILIVYIVNLLLLFMSR; from the coding sequence ATGCTTCTTTGGGTCAGCTTCCTTGTCTGCACCATCGCAATCGTCTATTCCGGCACAAGACTGTCGAAGTACGGCGATATAATAGCTGAAAAGACAGGGCTTGGCAGGGCCTGGATCGGCATTGTGCTCATGGCCTCTGTTACCTCTCTCCCGGAACTTGTTACAGGAATAGGCTCTGTGACGTATGCCGGAGTTCCTGATATTGCAGTGGGAGATGTGTTAGGCAGTTGTGTTTTTAATATGTTTATCCTTGCAATCCTGGACACCATGTATCGTCCCTCACCAATATCCACCAGGGCGCATCAGGGTCATGTGCTCTCAGCAGCTTTTGGACTTCTTCTCTTGAGCATAGTATGCGTCAGTATGTTTCTGAGAGAGCGGTTATCGCCCATCGGCTGGTTAGGCTCATACAGCTTCCTCTTTGTGATGATCTATTTTATCGCCATGAGACTGGTTTTCACTTACGAAAGACGAAAGATAGCGGAATTTTTGAAAGAAATAGCGGAGAAATTGCAGTACAAAGATATCAGTATAAAGACGGCTCTGCTGAACTACGGCATAAATGCACTCATTGTGATCATCGCAGCCATTTTTCTCCCGAAAATCGGCGAAGGTATAGCAGTGACAACCGGATTGGGCCAGACTTTTGTCGCCAATATCTTTATTGCTATTTCAACTTCTCTGCCTGAGGTCGTTGTCTCGATCGCAGCCGTCAGGATGGGGGCTATTGACCTCGCGATCGGTAATCTCTTCGGAAGCAATATGTTCAACATCTTCATTTTGGCTCTTGACGACATCTTTTTTCTCAAAGGCCCTCTGCTGACATATACAAATCCTAATCACATAATATCGGCATTGGCTGCTATTGCAATGACCACCATTGCGATTATCGGACTGACCTACCGTGCGGAAAAAAAGAGATTGTTTGTGGCATGGGATTCAATAGGAATTCTCATAGTCTACATAGTCAATTTGCTGTTGCTGTTTATGTCCAGATAA
- a CDS encoding methyltransferase domain-containing protein, translating into MPELIITVLGGILVVVIGLAAERLYREVFFFEGIRLGGRLHRWLYDRWALTYDRDKKKVQNYDDRNLAGPLIERLTSNSATGPDILVLDVGTGTGRFPAVLLGNPLFTGRIIGLDISPNMLKQASIKLAKYGSRAVSLNQPALALPFPEGTFDVVSCLETIELLPDRHAHLSEFYRVMKPGGILMISRNTGEWGIQGSECRPEIFSEQLLAVGFEKVEITPWWKWFDLVWARKPDGI; encoded by the coding sequence ATGCCTGAATTGATCATCACTGTTCTCGGCGGTATTCTTGTCGTTGTTATCGGTCTTGCTGCGGAGCGCCTGTACCGTGAGGTCTTCTTCTTCGAGGGCATCAGATTAGGCGGGCGTCTGCACCGGTGGCTGTATGACCGATGGGCACTGACATACGATCGCGATAAAAAGAAGGTGCAGAACTATGATGATCGCAATCTTGCCGGACCCCTCATAGAGAGATTGACCTCGAACAGCGCAACGGGACCTGATATCCTTGTGCTTGATGTCGGAACAGGGACCGGCCGCTTCCCTGCAGTTCTTCTTGGTAATCCGCTGTTCACCGGTCGGATAATCGGCCTTGATATCTCTCCCAACATGCTGAAGCAGGCTTCTATAAAGCTCGCGAAATACGGGAGCAGGGCAGTTTCACTGAATCAGCCTGCTCTGGCGTTGCCCTTTCCGGAAGGCACCTTCGATGTGGTGAGCTGTCTCGAGACCATTGAGCTGTTGCCGGACAGGCATGCTCACTTGAGCGAGTTTTACCGGGTCATGAAGCCAGGCGGCATTTTGATGATATCGCGGAATACCGGAGAATGGGGAATTCAGGGCTCTGAATGCCGTCCTGAGATCTTTTCCGAACAGCTCTTGGCTGTTGGTTTCGAGAAGGTCGAAATAACGCCCTGGTGGAAGTGGTTTGACCTTGTCTGGGCCAGAAAGCCTGATGGGATCTAA